GCCAACCACGGCGAATACACCCGGGACTGCGGCCTCGCGCTGCACGACGGGCGCAAGTACTGGGAGGCGGGCACCAGTCAGATGCACGTCGGGTTCACGCCCGACAAGGTCTCCGACATCGTCGAGCGCGGCAACCGTCTGGTGCCGGAAGTGGTGGGCCGGGTCTGCGAGTCGCTCGACCTCAAGACCGACGACCTGGATCTGCTGATCACCAACCAGCCCAACCGGATGTTCCTGAAGCAGTGGCAGGAGCGGCTCTCCATCGGCCCCGACCGCCATCTGGACACCTTCGACCGGTTCGGCAACCTCTTCGGCGCGGCCGTCCCCATCACCCTCGACCACGGCATCCGCGAGGGCCGGGTCAAGGACGGCAGCCTGCTGATGCTGGCGGGCTTCGCCCACGCCGGTGACTTCGCGGGAGCCGCCGCCGTGCACTGGCGGGCGGGAGGCACGCGGGGGTGACCCACGGGCCCCCGGGGGCGGCGGTTCGCGCCGCCCCCGGTCGTCCCGCAGATCACGGCAGCTCGCCTGACCCACGAGGAGAGTCCATGACCCGCCCCAAAGCCGTCGTCATCGGTGCCGGCATCGGCGGCCTGACCACCGCCCTCGCCCTGCACCGGCGCGGCTGGGACATCACCGTCCTGGAACGCGCCCCCACCCTGGCACCGATCGGTGCCGCCCTGACCCTGGCCCCCAACGCACAGCGCGCGCTCGCCGCCCTCGACCTCGGCGACGAGATCACCGCCCTCGCGGCGTGGCAGGGCGACGGCCTGATGTGCGATCCGCGGGGCCGCACGCTGACCCGCACGAACAGCTCGGCCGTCGCCGCCCGGTTCGGCGGACCCCTGGTCGTGCTGCGCCGCAGCGACCTGGTCGACCTGATCGTCGAGCGGCTGCCCGAAGGCGTCCTGCACACCGGCGAAGCGGCCTACCTCGCGGATGCGGGCTCCGCCGACCGCACGGCACACGTCAGCACTCCCCGAGGCGTGTACGAGGCGGATCTCGTCGTCGCCGCCGACGGCGTCCACTCCAAGACGCGCGGCATCCTGTTCCCCGCCCACCCGGGACCCGCCTACGGCGGCTGGACCGTCTGGCGCATCCTCGCACCGATGCCAGGACCCGGCTTCGTGCCGCACGAGTCCTGGGGCGGCGGCCTCGTATGGGGCAGCCTCGTCCGGGACCCGGACAGCGTGTTCATCTACGCCTGCGCCGCGACCGAGGCGGGCGGCCGGTCCCCCGACGGCGAGAAGGCCGAACTGCTCAGGCGCTTCGGCGACTGGCACGACCCCATACCGGCCCTGATCGACTCGGTCGGCGAGGACGAGATCCTGCGCCACGACGTCCACCACATGGACGTGCCGCTCGACTCGTTCCACCGGGGCCGCACCGCGCTCCTCGGGGACGCGGCCCACGCCATGGTGCCGACCCTGGGGCAGGGCGCCAACATGGCGATCGAGGACGCCGTGGTCCTCGCCCATCACGCCCTGCCGGGCGGAAATCCCCTGCCCGCCCTCGCCGCCTACGACCGCGATCGCAGGCCGCGTACGACCGCGATGGTGCGGCGCGCGGAACGCATCCTGAAGCTGACGTCACTGCGCTCCCGGGCGGCCGTCTCGATGCGCGACGCGGTGTTCAGGGCCGCCTCGAAGGCCATCCCCGGCCTGCTCCTGCGCGGCTTCGACGGAATCGCCGACTGGCATCCGCCGACCGCGCGGATCCCGGTGGCCGAGCGCCACCCCCTGTGACCCGGGCGGCCCGCCGGCCGTCCGTCTGCTCAACCCCTGCGCGGTGTCACCACACCGCGATGTCAACACACCCGCAACAGAAGGAAATTGACTGTGCGTCACACCATCAAGGCCAGCACCGTTGCCACCGCCGTCCTGTTCGCAGGCGGCATCGCTCTCGCCACCCCCTCCGCCGCGGCCCCCACCGCCACCCAGACCGTGACGGCGTCGTACGACTGCGGCAGCTACGGCGTGTCCGACCTGACGATCGAGGCGTCGGCCGCGAACGGCACCGGCTCCGTCAAGATCTCCACCAGCGGCGGCCTGGCCCCGGTCGACATCCCGGCGAACTCGATCACCGCCACGCTGCGCCTTGAGCGGGCGGGCGGCGGCACGGTGGACTTCACCGGCACCGCCAACGACGCGGCCGCCGCCGGGCAGCCGGTGACCATCGGCGCGCTGACCGGTGCGGTGTCCGCGGGCGACAGCCTCGACTCCTACATCCCGGCCGCGGGTTCCTCCGACGTCTCGCTGAGCCTGAACATCCTGGGCACGGACAACACCTGCAAGGCCGTCTCGAAGCAGACGCCGGGCCCGATCGTCTTCTGACCTGACCTGACCTGACCTGACCCAGCTGACCCAGCTGACCTTTGGGGGCCTGACTGTGCGCACAGTCAGGCCCTCACGGCTGCCGCCCGCGCCGCGTCGCTCCGGTGCACCACGACGGGTGCCGTGTCGGCCGCCGGACGGGCCAGCGCGGCCAGGCAGTCCACCCCGACCGCCCCGACCCGCACATCACGCACCGCCCAGCGCTCCGGGCCGCCTCCGGCAGCACCACCACTGCCCGCCGCCCGCTCCACGACCGCCGAGTCCTGCCACGGCCGTACCGCGACGGCCGCGAGATCCGTCCCGAGCCCGACGCCCCAGGCCTTGGCCACGGCCTCCTTCCGCACCCAGCAGCGCATCAGCGCCTCGTCCCGCTCCACGCCCTCCCGGGCGGCGGCGACATGGACCCGCTCCTCAGGCGTGAGGGCACGGCGGGCCACCGCAGGCGCCTCGGGTGCGCTCCGGCGCTCCAGGTCGACGCCGACGGGCACCCCGTACGAGAGGGCGAGCATCCACCACTCCCCGGAGCGCGACACGCTCGTCCGCCACTCGGTGCGCGGCAGGCGGACGTAGGGAGGGCCGTGGCGGTCGCTCCCGCATCCCGGGCATCGCGCGACACCCCAGACCACCCCGGACGGCTCGACGTCGAGCCACCCCGCGACCGTGCGCCGGACCGCGGCGCGGGCACCCGCGTACCGGGCCCGCGTCACCTCGTCCCGGAACCGTTCGAACCGGCGCGTCTCCCGCTCGTCCAGGAGCGCCACGTCCCGCTCGGCCACGGCGTCGGGCACCCGCCCGGCCCAGATGTGGACGCCCGCGCGCCCGGCCCCGGCCCTCACCCGACCTGCTGGATGGCGCGTACGACATGTACCCGTGAGCCGCATTCCAGCTTCTGCATCACCACACGCAGGTGGTTGGTGACGGTCCACTCCGAGATGCCGAGCTGCCTGCCGATCTGCCGGTTGGTCATGCCCTCGGCGACGAGCAGCGCGACCTCGTGCTGCCGTGGCGTCAGTCCGTGCGGGGCGGCGGCCCCGGTCTGCGGGGACCGCTCCCCCTGCGGCGGCTGCTTGGGTGCGGGCGCGAACAGCCCCGCGATCAGGGCGCTGTGCGGCGAGACCTGGCGGGCGTCGAGCCGCATCCTGCGCAGCACGGCGGGATCGAGGCCCTGGTGCAGCCGGTCGGCCACCGCCCGCAGCGCGACGCCCTCCTCGGAGACCAGCGAGTGCTGGCGGCGCAGGGCCTCGGCGTGCGCGAGGACCTGGGCCAGCGCCTCCCTGTGCTCCTCGTTGCCGGGCCCCACGGCGACGGTCACCATCGTCTCCAGGGCCTCGGCCGCCTCCGCGGGACCGCTGCTGCCCATCAGGAGCCTGATCGACTCACGCACGTTCACGTACGCCTCCGGGGCGCGGCCGAGCAGCCGGCGCACCCGGGCGAGCGCGTTGAGCAGGGCGGCGCGGACCACGACCGGGGACCACGGGTCGCGCCAGAAGTCGACCGCCCCGGGCTCCGGCTCGACGGGCGTGCACGGCAGTTCGGCCAGCGCCCGCAGTGCGGGGCGTTCCGCGTCCGGGTCGCCGTGTCCGGCCCGCAGGAGCGACTGTGACCGCCGGGCCAGGGCCGCGCCGTACACGTCCCCCACGGCGTCGAGTTCCTTGAGCGCGGATTCCAGCAGCGCGGCCGCGCCCGCCGTCTCGCCCCTGCGGCGCAGCAGCTCCCCGGTGTGCGCCGCCACCCGCGCCCGTACGGCGGGGAGTCCGGCGGCGGCGACGGCCGCCCGGTCGAGGGCCGCCTCTGCCCGTGGGCGCTCGTCGCGGCCGAGGGCCCAGCGGGCCACGGCCATCAGCGCCTCGGCGGCCAGCTCCCCGTCGGGGCAGGCGGCGGCGGAGGCCTCCATGGCGTCCGCCGCGTCGAGGTCGAGCCCGTGGCCGAGCAGCGGGCCCTCCAGTGCGGTCAGCATGCGCAGTACGCCCGCGTGGTCGCCGCGCGAGCAGAGATGGCCCGTGGCCTTGCGCAGGTCGGGCAGCCTGGCCTCGACGGCGGCGAGGAGCTGGCCCATGTCGCGGCCCGAGCGGAGCCCGTCCGCGAGCCCGGCGGCGAAGGCCGTGCAGTGCGCCGCGTGCCGGTCGTGGGCCCGGGCCAGCGCCTCCGGATCGCCCGCGAGGCCCTGGTGGTAGTGGGCGCGCGCCATGAGCGGCAGCCGGAACTCCGGCTCGCCGTCCGGGCCGCGCCCGCTGAGCAGCAGGCTCTGGTGGACCAGGGACTCGATACCGGCCACCGCGTCCGCCTGACCGGCGCCGGCCGCCCTGCGCACCTCCGCCAGGCCCACCGGCGCCTCGAACACGGCGAGCGTGCGCAGGAGTTCACGGTCGGCGGTGCTCAGCCCGTGCGCCGCCCAGCCGAGAGCGCTGCTGATGCCGTCGTGCCGGGCGGAGGTGTCCCGCAGCCTGCGCCGGCCGATGGGCTCGCCCTTGCCCAGCCTGTGCAGGACGGCCTGGGGGCCCTCGGTGCCGACGGCCTCCGCGGCCAGCTCGATGGCCAGCGGAATGCCGTCGAGCTCCCGGCAGAGGTCCGTCACCGCCGACTGCGCCTGGGCGCCGTCGAGTCCGGCGCGGTACCGGGGGCTCACGTGATCGGTGAAGAGCTCCTCGGCCGGTGAGCCCACGCCCGTGGGCAGCGGCTCCGTCACCAGGACGCGTTCGGCCCTTATGTCGAGGGACACCCGGCTCGTGACCAGGATCTTCAGCCGCGGGCAGGCCCTGAGCAGGGCGGAGATGTCCAGGGCCACGTGCGCGGCCACCGGGTCGCAGTTGTCGAGGACGAGCAGCGCCTGCCGGGTGCCGATCCGCTCCGCGGCGGCCCCGGCCGTCTCGGCGCCCACACTGGACCAGACCGCTCCGGCCCCGTCCGATTCGGCGAGGTCCGTCCAGAGCAGGGGCGCGCCACCGGCCCGGGTGCGCGCGATCAGCGCCGCGTGGGCCACGTGGCTCTTGCCCACTCCGGCGGGCCCGGTCAGCGTGATGAGACGCTCTTGGGGCTGGGCCAGCAGCCGGGCCAGGAGGGCCAGTTCGCCCTCCCGGCCACGGAGTCTGCCGAACCCATGGCCCATCAGGCGGTCGGTCTGCGCTTCCGCCGCCACGCCGCCACCCGGCACTGCCGGGATCACGACCTCGTACTCCCGCTCTGGTGCGAACATGTCCGCTCTCCCTCGTGTGGTTCCCCGCAACCCCAACCGGTGAGTCCGTGTCTCAGGCCCTGCTCACCGCCTCCTCACGCCCGGTCCGCCCGCCGCTCCCCGAGTCCCCGGCGTCCCCGGAGTTCCCGGAACCCGGTTCCGGGGTGTCGTCCGAGGTCTCCATGCGGTCGAGCCGCAGCGCTGCGTGCAGTCGGCGCAACGGGCCGGGCGCCCACCAGTTGGCGCCGCCGAGCAGCGTCATCAGGGCGGGCACGAGAAGCGCGCGGACGACCGTGGCGTCGAGGATGACCGCGAACGCGGTGCCCAGCCCGAGCTCCTTGACGAAGACGAGACGCGAGAGCGCGAGAGCGCCCACGGCCACGCAGAACAGCAGCGCCGCCGACGTCACGATGCGTCCGGTGCGGGCCAGGCCCTCGGCCACCGCCGTGCGGTCGTCCAGGCCGGCGGCCCGCGCCTCCTTGATCCGGCCGAGCAGGAAGACGTTGTAGTCCGTGGAGAGTCCGAAGGCGAGTGCGAAGACAAGGACCGGAGTGGTGGACTCGATGCCGCTCTGTGCCGTGAAGCCGAGGTTCCCGTCCTGGAAGACCCAGACGAGGAAGCCGAGCGCGGCCCCGGTGGACAGGGTGTTCATCAGGAGCGCCTTGAACGGCAGGACCACCGAGCCGGTGAAGGCGAAGAGCAGCAGCAGGGTCACCAGGGCGAGTACGCCGATGGCCAGCGGCAGCCGGTCACGGATGCCGTCCTTCTGCGAGAGGAAGTCGGCGGTCTGCCCGGTGAACCGTACGGGCGTGGGCGCGTCGAGCGACCTGACCTCGTCGGCGGCGTCCTTGGCGGCCGTGCCGAGCGGCTCCCCCTCCAGTACGGCGTCGATCTCCCAGTGCCCGGCGTCCAGGCGTACCGGCTTCGCGACCGCCTCGACGCCCGGCACCTCCGCGATCTCCTTCGCGTACGCGCCGAGCCGGCCGCCGTCGGAGGTGTCGGCGACGACCCGTAGCGGCGAGGTGGCGGGCTCGGCGAAGTCGTCCTGCAGAGCCGCCGAGACCTTCCCCGCGCTGATGCCGGTGGGCAGCGCCGACGCGTCCGCGCCGGTGAAGCGGATGCCGAGCACCGGTGAGGCGAGCGCGAGGAGCAGCGCGGTGGCGGCGACCGCGACGACGACGGGCCTGCGCATCACGAGCTGCGCGATCCGCCGCCAGCGCCTGACGGCGGGGTCGCCGGACCCCTCGGTCCCTTCGGTCCGCGTGACGCGCTGCCAGCGCCGCGGGGCGAGGGAGTTGACGCGATCGCCGAGCAGCGCGAGCACGGCGGGCAGGGCGAGGAGCGCGAAGAGCACCGCCGCGAGCGACGTGATCACGCCCGCCATGCCCATGGACTGGAGGTACGGCTGGGGGAAGACGAGCAGCGCGGCGAGCGCGGCGGCCACGGTGAGACCGCTGAACAGCACGGTGCGTCCCGCGGTCTCCATGGTGCGGCGCAGCGCGAGCGCCCCGGCGCCGTGCTGCGCGAGCTCGTCGCGGTAGCGGGAGACGATCAGCAGGCCGAAGTCGACGGCGAGCCCGAGCGCGAGCGCGAAGGCCAGGTTGAGCGCACCGGTGGAGACGTTGTCGAAGAGGGTGACCAGGCGCAGCCCCGCCATGGTGAGCAGCAGCGTGAGGATCGCGCCCATGACCGGAAGGAGCGCCGCGACCAGGCCGCGGAAGACGAGGAAGAGCAGGACGAGCACGACCGGCAGGGCGATGCCCTCGGCCATCGAGAGGTCCTTGGTGGTGACCTCGCCGACCTGCACCATGCCGATGGTCGGCCCGCCCAGGTGGGCGTGGCCGCGCAGCGCGGGGTCGGCGTCGATCGCCTCCCGCAACGCCTTCTCGGCGTCCTTGGTCTCCTTGTCCTTCATCGGCCCGACCGCGCCGACGAGGACGGTGGAGCGTGCGTCCCTGGAGATCAGGGCCGGGTCCCCGGCCGACTTGTAGTCGATGACCCGCTTCACCTCGGGCCGGTCCTTGAGGAGGGCGATGCCCGCCGTCACTGCCTTCGGCCGCGGTCCGCCGGGCTCGATGGCCTCGTCCGTGCGGATCAGGAGCGCGTATCCCTGCTGGGGGTCGATGCCGGTGGCGTCCTGGATGACCTTGCGGGCCACGGTGTGCGACCCGGTCGGGTCGTCGTAGTCGGCGAGGCCGTTGGTCACCTTGCTCTGCAGGGTGCCGCCGAAGAGGGCGGCGAGCACGGCGAGGCCGATGACCAGGTACAGGGTCAGCCTCCGCTTCGCGTGGAGGGCGGAGCCCAGGGCAGAGAACATGCGTGATCACCTTCGGAGTTCGGGAGTACGGGGGCGGAGGCCGGCGCCGGGGGGTGGTTCCGGCCTCCGCCGGTAGGGTGCGCCGCCGCTCGGGCGGCGCGGATCAGGCGGCCACGGGCTCCACGAAGCTCAGCGCGTTGTAGATGGTCCGCCGCGGGTCGGTGATCGCCCTGCGGCCGTGCATCACCCGGGTGTTGTCGATGACCGCGACGTCACCGTCGGCCCACTCCAGGTTCTCGGTGAGCGCGCCGGTGGTCTCGGTGACGGCGGCGAGCAGCTCCTCGGGGAGCTCATGGCCGTCCGCGAAGGTGATGCGCGGCTTCTCGTAGTTGAAGGACGGGCCGAGGATGCTGTTGGCGAAGGAGATCCGCTCGCCGAACAGCGTCGGTCCGGCCGCCGGCGTGCGGAACGAGTAGCGCACCCCGCCGTCCGCCTCGGGCGTCACCTCGGTGCCGGGCAGCGTCGCGGCGAGGCCGACGAGTTCGTCCACGGAGATCTCCTCGGCGTGCCTGCCCGTGAGGTGGTGGGCCATGGCGCGCCACTGGGGCTCGGCGACGTGCCTGCTGTAGACGATGTCCTGGCCGAGGAACGCCGTGCGTACGGGCTCTTCGAGCTTCTCCCACACCCGGTAGCCGTCGCAGACCGTGGTCTGGGAGCCGGACGTGGCCGCCTTCTCGCAGAAGAACCAGGCGAGGTGGGAGCGGAAGGGGCTGTTGCCGTTCTCCGTGTGCAGGCCGACCTCGTCGAGGCCCGCGTCGACCTTCTGCGCGACCTCCGAGTAGAAGTCGCGGGCCGGGTCGAGGGTGGTGGAGGTGGAGGTGCGCTGCACCAGGCAGGTGAACGAGGCCATGTCGGCGCCGAAGCCGCGCAGCAGCAGGAAGCCCGCCTCGGCCAGCAGGTCGAGCAGTTCCTTGGGCTCGACGCCGGACAGGGCGCCCGGCTCGGCGGGCGTCACGAGCAGGCCGCCGCCGGTGCCGTACGGGGTGGTGGTCAGGGCCGTGCTCATGCGGTGATCTCCTCGGGTGCGGTGCGGGTCAGCAGGTCTCGGACGGCGTCCCTGCGGGGGCGTCCGGTCACGGTGAAGAAGGTGGTGTACTCCGGGTCGTCCTCGGCCATGAGGCGTACGGAGGTGGCCCGTTCGATGGCGGAGAGGCGGCCGGTGCCGAACTCCTCGATCTGGCGGCGGGCCTCCGCGCGGTCCGTGCCGGCGCCGATCACGAAGAGGCCGCGTACCTCGTCCAGGCCGTCCGCGACGATGGCCGCCTCGCGCACGAAGCCGAGTTCGCGGTAGCGGGCCTCGACCCACTCGGGGGACAGATTGCGTCCCGCGGCCGTGATGACCAGGCTCTTCTTGCGGCCGGTGATCCGGATGTAGCCGTCGTCGTCGATGGTGGCGAGGTCGCCGGTGTGCAGCCACCCCTGCTCGTCGACGACCACGCTGGAGGGGTCCTCCTGGGTGTATCCGGCGAACAACGACGTGCTCTGGATGAGCAGTTCACCGTCCTGCGCCAGCCGCGCCCGTACGTGGTCGAGCGGCCGGCCCACCGTGCCGAACCGGAACTGCCCGGGGAAGTTCCAGGCCACGACCGAGCTGTTCTCGCTCAGCCCGTACCCCTCGTACAGGGGGATCCCGAACGCTTCGAGGCGCTTGAGCACGTCGATCGAGACGGGCGCGCCGCCGCAGGCGATGAAGACGGGGCCGGTGTGGCCGAAGAGCCGGAGCCTGCGCCGGGCCAGGTCCTCCGTGGGGTTCTGTTCGCACAGGGCGAGCAGCAGGCCCGCGACGGTGGGCGGTACGACCATGGCGGTGGGCTGCGCCTGGCGGAGCAGCGACAGCATCCGCGGGCCCGCGTCGGCGACCGTGCCGATCAGGGCGGTGCCCGGCGGCAGGAAGGTGACGCTGCCGCCGTTCAGGAAGGGCATGTAGAGGCCGGCGACCTGTTCGATGAGCAGGCTCAGCGGCACCACGGAGAGATAGCGGGCGAAGACCGCGTCGTCGACCCGGCCGCCGAGCGAGGCGAGCAGTGCCTCGACTCCGTGCAGCCTGACCTGCACGCCCTTGGGCGCGGAGGTCGTGCCCGAGGTGTGCACCACCTTGATGACGGTGTCCCCGGCCGCTTCCGCCTCCGCGATCTCCTCGGCGAGCGGAGGGAGTTGGGCGCTCGCGGCGGCCTCGATGAGCCCCGGCAGGTCGATCGTGACGACCGCGCAGTCCGCGGGCAGTACCCGGGCGCCCGCGGCGGCGGCCTGCTCCAGCCACTGCCCGCCCCGCGCGTCGACCAGGCAGACGTCGGCGCCGGCCAGCAGCGAGGCGGCCTGTTCGGAGGTGAAGGCCATGGGGACCGGGATCTCCACGGCCCGCGCGAACAGGGCGGCGAGGTCGGCGACGACCCACTGCGCTGAGTTGTCGGCGAGCAGCCCCACCCGTACGGGGCGGCCGAGCGCCTCCGCGCGGCGGCGCAGGTCGGCGGCGAACACCCGCGCGGCGCCGATGAGTTCACGGTAGGTGTGGCGGATGCCGGGCCCTCCGGTGGAGGAGAGGACCTCGACCATGGCCGCGTCGCTCTCGGCGCGCTTCAGGAACCCGGCCGCCAGGGATGCGGTGTCCGGCATGACATCAGGCAGCACGGGTCAGCTCCGTTCGGTTCCGGGAGAGCAGGCGGATGTCGACGGAGTCGAGTGCGTAGCGTTCGACCCCCGTGACCAGCTGCTGGGAGTGCTCGGCCAGGCGGCCCCAGCGGACCGCGGGCCGCTGGTCGTAGAAGGTTCCCCAGCGGGCCAGTTCCTCGGCGCCCAGGCGGGTGCCGTCGGCGTCGCACAGCCGGTGGGTGATGAGGCCGAGGCGCTTCGCGAGCGCCGCGGACCGGTTGGTCATCGTCATGGCGGCGTACGACCGGCCCAGACAGGCCTGGATCAGCGGAAGCGCGCGGTAGATCTCCGCGCCCGCCAGGTTCGCGACCGAGGCGACGCTGCCGAGCTGGACGATCTGGTGCCGCCGCACGTCCTGTCCCGCCGCCTCGCGCAGCGCGTCCTCGAGTGGTTCGTCCAGGTACCGCTCCAGGAAGACCGGTCCGTTCTCCGGGAAGGAGATCCCGATGCAGGCCTCCACCTCGTCGGGGCCGCCGTCCTGCCGTCCTACGTACGCGATGAACTGATCCGGATCCGGGGTCACCTGGGCCCCGAAACTCGTCCCGAACACCTTGCTGACCAGCGATGCGGATTCCAGCCAGACCGGCGTCCCCCGCCGGGCGATCACTATCTTCACGTTCCGTGTTCCTTTCGAGAATGGATTACTCGGCCGGTACGGCACCGAACTCACGCAGCACCACGGCGAGTTCTTCCAGCAAGGCGCTTTCCTGGGAGCGGACGAAGAAGTGTCCGCCCGGCATCGTGCGCAGCTCGGCCCCCCTGCTTCCGTGCTCCGACCAGGCGGCCATCTTGTGGACCGGTACCAGCCGGTCCTGCTCCCCCACGAACAGGCGCAGAGGCACCCGCAGCGGTTCGATCTCGTTCTCTTTCACCACCCCCGAGCAGAGCTTGAGATCGTCCCGGACCAGTGGCATGAACCGCTGACGGAATCTGCGCCGGGCGGCCAGCTCGGGCGGAATTCCGCCCAGTCCGGCCAGGCTCGTGGCCAGTTCCTCGTCGTCCGCCGCCGGGTCCAGGATCCGGTTGGGCGGTATGTGGGGTGCGCGGTGGGAGCTGAGGACGAGCGCCCGCGGCAGTGCGGCACCCCGCCGCTGTCTGCGCAGGGTCAGTGCGTGGGCGATGAACGCCCCCATGCTGTGTCCGTAGAGCAGGTGGGGGCGCGACAACGCGTCGTCCAGCTGCTCGTCCATCTCCTCCACCAGCGCGTCCAGGTCGGTGAACCGCGTCTCGTGGGCGCGCTCCTCACGGCCCGGCGGCTGCACCGGCCGCACCTGGACTCCCGCGCCGCGCACATCGAGCTCCCGCTGCCACCGTGCGTAGGAGGACGCGCCGCCGCCCGCACAGGGCAGGCAGAACAGAGTCGGCCCCGCGGCGGCGGCGGTGCGTGCCGGCTGCGGCAGATACGGCGTCTCGGTGACCCTCATGGACACCGAAGATTCCATTCGGGCAGGGGCTGGAAACAGTGGGTGCGTACCGGCGTTCGGGGTGGGTTTCTCTGCCCCGGGATGTGACCACGTCACACCCGTGAAGAAATCACAACGCCGGAATCGAATCCTCCAGAAGACCGCCTGCCATTCGGCGGAGCAAAGGTGAAGGGAAGTTTCCGATTACCGCGGTGCCGCTGGGGCCGGCGGGGGGTGAAATACGAAGGTGACGCATGGGAAAGTCTCACCCCCCACTGATGAGCCCTTCACTTTCTGCGGGCGCTTCCCCGTATGAGGATCCTGTCAACGGAGAACGCCTCCCCAGACCGAAAAGGAACGTGCTGATGATCGAGATCATTGCCGGCGCACTCACGCTCCCCACCACCGCGGACAGCCACACCTCCGCGCGTCCCGCACTCGTCGTGGACCACCTCGACGCGGGCGCCGACGACTCGGTGGCGCTGTTCACCTTCTGCACCCTCATGCCCGGCACGAGCACGGTCAACGAGCTCTCCCACGCATGACGGTCACGGGGGAAGAGACCGCGTTCGTAGAGTTCAAGAGCCACCTGCGCTGCGCGGTCGTCCCCGGAGAAGCGGCCTATCTGGTATCGCACTCCGGGATCACGGCCCTGCGCGGGGCGCAGGCGGAGGCGCTGGCCCCGCTGCTCGACGGGACCCGCACCCCGGCCGCCATCGCCCGCGCCGCCGCTTCCTCCCTGACCTCCGAGGAGGTCGGCGACGCGCTGCGGGTCCTCGCCGACGCCGGGCTGCTCCGCTTCCAGCGGCAGCCCGGCAGATCCCCGGCCGACCGGGCCGCGGAGGCCTACTGGGACCTCGCGGGCCTCGACGGTGCCCGTGCCACCGAGGAGGCGGCACGGGCGGCCGTGCGGATCGTGGTGCTCGCCGGGAGCGCGGACCCGGCGGCCGAGGTCCCGGTCCGCGAGGCCTGTGCGGCCTCGGGCCTGCGGATCACGGAATCGGCGGATGAGGCCTGCCTCAGCCTCGTCCTGTGCGACGACTACCTCTCTCCCGGCCTGCGCGAGGTGGACGCCGAGCACCGGGCTACGGGGCGCCCCTGGCTCCTCGTACGCCTGGGCGGTCCCGAGCCGTGGTTCGGGCCGGTGTTCCGCCCGGACGACGGGCCCTGCTGGTCGTGTCTGGCGACCCGGCTGCGCGGCCACCGCACCACCGAACTGCCCCTGCAGCGCGCGCTGCGCCTGGACCACCCGGTGGCCAGACCGGCCGCGGACCTGCCCACCGGGCGGGCGCTGGCCGTACAGGCCGCGGTCCTGGAGGCGGTCAAGTGGGCCAGCGGCCTTCGCAGTCCGGAACAGAGCACCGTACGCACCCTGAACACCCTCACGCTGCAGACCGCCACCCACCCGGTTTCCCGCCTCCCGCAGTGCGCGGAGTGCGGCGACCCGGCGCTCATGAGCGAGCGCGGCTGGCGGCCCACGGAACCGCGCAGCCGCCCGAAGTCGGCGGACGGCACGGGCGGCGGCCACCGCGCACTCGGCACCGCGCGGATGCTGCAGCGCTACGGCCACCTGGTCGGCCCGGTCACGGGCGTGGTGAAGGAGATCCGCCGGGCTCCCGGCTCCCCCGACTTCACCCAGGCCTATGTGTCGGGCCAGAACCTCGCCATGGAGGCCAGCACCCTGTCCGGACTGCGCGCCGGGCTCCGTTCGCTCAGCGGCGGCAAGGGCCTGACC
This Streptomyces sp. NBC_01283 DNA region includes the following protein-coding sequences:
- a CDS encoding AMP-binding protein, encoding MPDTASLAAGFLKRAESDAAMVEVLSSTGGPGIRHTYRELIGAARVFAADLRRRAEALGRPVRVGLLADNSAQWVVADLAALFARAVEIPVPMAFTSEQAASLLAGADVCLVDARGGQWLEQAAAAGARVLPADCAVVTIDLPGLIEAAASAQLPPLAEEIAEAEAAGDTVIKVVHTSGTTSAPKGVQVRLHGVEALLASLGGRVDDAVFARYLSVVPLSLLIEQVAGLYMPFLNGGSVTFLPPGTALIGTVADAGPRMLSLLRQAQPTAMVVPPTVAGLLLALCEQNPTEDLARRRLRLFGHTGPVFIACGGAPVSIDVLKRLEAFGIPLYEGYGLSENSSVVAWNFPGQFRFGTVGRPLDHVRARLAQDGELLIQSTSLFAGYTQEDPSSVVVDEQGWLHTGDLATIDDDGYIRITGRKKSLVITAAGRNLSPEWVEARYRELGFVREAAIVADGLDEVRGLFVIGAGTDRAEARRQIEEFGTGRLSAIERATSVRLMAEDDPEYTTFFTVTGRPRRDAVRDLLTRTAPEEITA
- a CDS encoding thermostable hemolysin — encoded protein: MKIVIARRGTPVWLESASLVSKVFGTSFGAQVTPDPDQFIAYVGRQDGGPDEVEACIGISFPENGPVFLERYLDEPLEDALREAAGQDVRRHQIVQLGSVASVANLAGAEIYRALPLIQACLGRSYAAMTMTNRSAALAKRLGLITHRLCDADGTRLGAEELARWGTFYDQRPAVRWGRLAEHSQQLVTGVERYALDSVDIRLLSRNRTELTRAA
- a CDS encoding TauD/TfdA family dioxygenase, translating into MSTALTTTPYGTGGGLLVTPAEPGALSGVEPKELLDLLAEAGFLLLRGFGADMASFTCLVQRTSTSTTLDPARDFYSEVAQKVDAGLDEVGLHTENGNSPFRSHLAWFFCEKAATSGSQTTVCDGYRVWEKLEEPVRTAFLGQDIVYSRHVAEPQWRAMAHHLTGRHAEEISVDELVGLAATLPGTEVTPEADGGVRYSFRTPAAGPTLFGERISFANSILGPSFNYEKPRITFADGHELPEELLAAVTETTGALTENLEWADGDVAVIDNTRVMHGRRAITDPRRTIYNALSFVEPVAA
- a CDS encoding thioesterase II family protein, giving the protein MRVTETPYLPQPARTAAAAGPTLFCLPCAGGGASSYARWQRELDVRGAGVQVRPVQPPGREERAHETRFTDLDALVEEMDEQLDDALSRPHLLYGHSMGAFIAHALTLRRQRRGAALPRALVLSSHRAPHIPPNRILDPAADDEELATSLAGLGGIPPELAARRRFRQRFMPLVRDDLKLCSGVVKENEIEPLRVPLRLFVGEQDRLVPVHKMAAWSEHGSRGAELRTMPGGHFFVRSQESALLEELAVVLREFGAVPAE
- a CDS encoding TOMM precursor leader peptide-binding protein codes for the protein MTVTGEETAFVEFKSHLRCAVVPGEAAYLVSHSGITALRGAQAEALAPLLDGTRTPAAIARAAASSLTSEEVGDALRVLADAGLLRFQRQPGRSPADRAAEAYWDLAGLDGARATEEAARAAVRIVVLAGSADPAAEVPVREACAASGLRITESADEACLSLVLCDDYLSPGLREVDAEHRATGRPWLLVRLGGPEPWFGPVFRPDDGPCWSCLATRLRGHRTTELPLQRALRLDHPVARPAADLPTGRALAVQAAVLEAVKWASGLRSPEQSTVRTLNTLTLQTATHPVSRLPQCAECGDPALMSERGWRPTEPRSRPKSADGTGGGHRALGTARMLQRYGHLVGPVTGVVKEIRRAPGSPDFTQAYVSGQNLAMEASTLSGLRAGLRSLSGGKGLTAEEAKVSALGEAIERYSGTRRGDEAVVRDTFRGLGEVALHPNSCQLYDDRQFRDRSHWNAARSPFTHVPERFEENRPVDWTPLWSLATGTHRLLPTSMLYFPSDTVAAHEPIADSNGNAAGSSFEDAVLQGFLELVERDAVALWWYNRTRQPGIDLRSFAEPYIDQLSDGYRRLNREIWALDLTADLGIPVVAAFSRRTDKPSEDIIFGFGAHLDPRIALRRALTEMGQLLPAVSGARPDGSGYRVDQPEAMHWWLRETTASQTYVTPATDASPRAPHSWSYTARGDLRDDLSAATGLLASHGMDLLVLDQTRPDIGLPVVKVVVPGLRHFWARYAPGRLYDVPVALGRLAEPTPYEELNPIPLFV